The DNA segment GTTAGTTGATTTTTTGTTTCAGAATGATCCCTATAACCCACCCTATGGTGAACGATACACGCAAACGATGATTTGTCCTTCCGATGTACGAGATTCCTTGGGGCCCATTGTGTTATATGGCGTCACCTTTGGAGTGGGGAGTACCTCAATCTCTCCTACCGCAGCTGTTCACTTGGATCCCCTTGTGGATATTTTAGGGACATACGAATCATTACGCGTTCGTATTGGAGGACATACCGATGCTTCAGGGAATTATGACAGGAATGTTGAATTGTCACGTCAGCGAGCTCGAGCGGTGCATGACTATTTAGTATCACAGGGGATTTCCTCAGAGCGTCTTTCTGTAGAGGCCTATGGGCCAAGTAAGCCCATTGCGGATAATAGAAGTGCCACAGGACAGCAGGTAAACCGCCGTATAGAGGTGCTTTTTTATGACGATTCTATCCTTCAATGAGGGTTATTTCGATAGGGTATTTATCGTCCACGATATATCGATGCCGTAAAAGTGGTGGTCGGTGTGAATCACTGAGAACAGTTGCCTGTGGCACGCTGATAATAAAGTGCTTGACCACGGGTTCAATTTGCAGGAGGTAGGTGCCGATAATCGTATTGAGAAGTTCCCCCATGAGATCTTTTTTGGCAGACTCCCCATGGCGACGAGATTGCTCTGGGGCAAGGGCATCAAGGAGTTCAAGAATGTGTATCTCTGATATTATCAGTTCTGCATAGTACTTTTTTTTCCATTCTGTGAGCAATATTTCCAAGGAGCTTTTATATTTTCGAATATTCCGTTTTTCAGAAAATGGTTGCTCGTAGGCGTCTTCATTTTCGATGGTTGAAAAGGTAAGGTTCTCAAAGGCTGCACGGGTTGATTTACGTAGTGCCGGTTCGCTTTTAACTATTTCTGCATTAATATCCATAGGGGGTTCTCTCCTTTCTCTTTCGTTTCCCCTTGAAAAGGGACGCAACAACCGTGTTCATCTGCTCTTGGGTAACCGGTTTAGTGAGAATATGCTGTACTCCTAGGGCAGCAAGCTCCTGTCGCTCTTCCTGATTTCCAGAACTGGTAATGACAACGATATTTTTTGCAGGAAAGGCAGAAGTAGAACTTGTAAGCCTCTTTGCCAGTTCAAGGCCACCTGTGTGGGGCATGGTAAGGTCTGTGAAAATAACATCAACCTTGTTTGTTTGTACATATTCAAGGACTTCTTGACCGTTTGATGCTTCTGTAAAATGTGTCTCTGAAATAGTGGTGTTGCGAAGAAGTTTTATTATAAAGGACCGAGCAAGTGGCGAGTCATCGGCAATAACAAAATGGTTCATAAGACCTCCGGTAGTCATAATTGTAATTGGCTTCGGGTTGCGGTATATGCTGCTTCTACAGCAAGCATGGCTGCGGAGAAATCATCTTCTCCTATGGGTATATGCTCAGGATACGATTCGTCAAGGAGGTAAGAAAAACTATCAATTCCAGTTCCGGTTCCCGTAATCATGGACGCGATATCACCTAAATGAACGGCATATGTCAAGGGTTGAAACCGCTTGTTCGCTTGAGATGGAGCATGATGCCACGTAATAGCTTGCCGGAGCGATCGGGGAAGTTTCCATGTCTTTGCAATAAGCTGTCCTGCTTCGGTGTGGGTAAACCCCGTGAGTTCTTTCTCTTTCTCGAGAAAATCTGGGCTGTCTACAAGGAGGGAGTGTTCTTTTGGAAGATGTGGAGACAGGAGTATTTTTCCAATATCATGGATGAGGCCGGCTGTATAAGCTACTTTTGCCAAATGTCTGTCTTGTACAATTTTTTCTATAAAATAGTGACTGTATAAGGCTGTTTTAAGGGAGTGATCCCATAAGCTTGTCGCATTGGTAGAATATCCTGGAAGCTCGCCATAAATATGAGCTTCTCGAGAGAGAATCAGCGCAGTGAGTGTGGCTTCTCCGATAAAGAATATTGCCTCGTCAATCGTCTCAATTTTTCGTTCTATGTGTGTGCAGTAACGGTTGGCATGTTGGAGCACACGGAGAGACAATACAGCGTCTGTTTGAATAAGCTCGGTAAGGTTATGGAGGGAATGAGTAGGATCTCCCATAATAGCAAGAAGACGGGTTGTGGTATCATTAAATGGTTTTAGTTCTTGTGCAGATTGAAGTACTTCCTCTTTTGTCACACCCATATTTGACTCCTCTCACAGTTTCCAGTCAGTTTTTCCGGGGCTTGTTATTTGCGCTATACCGTTTTTCTGGAAGAGAGTAACTGTTCTGCTGAACCCCTCTCCTGTATCCTCAGCTTTTGGGGTTATACCATATTTCCAGAGGGCTTTTTTTACAGCAAGGGTGTTGCGTTTTCCGATATTAAAGGTGTTGTTGCTATCAGATATACTGGCGCCTCCACAGAGCTTCACAATCAGTTGCCGTGGTCTGGAAATCTCTCCTGCAGTTTTTTTCATTTGTTCAAGCAGTTCTGGAACGGCGGTATCAGCAAAATAACCGGGAAGTAATTTTGCCTTTGACGGACTGATCGCTGATTCCGGGAGGGCAACATGAGCCATGCTTATACATTTTTGGCGTGGGTCAAGAATCATCACTGCTACGCATGATCCTAAGGCATATGTTTTTAAAATGGCTCCCCCCTTGTTTGTTGCTTCAAGGTCTCCAACGCGAAGTATTATGGTGTTACTCATGATGCTTCATTTCCTTACCGGTTCGATGATAGAGGCGGTTTTTGATAGATTGCAGATTGTACAAGCCTGAAATTATGTGAAAGGCTGTTGAGAGACTCAGAATGTCCCGTAAATAAGAAACCTCCTGGACGTAACTGGTCATAGAGACGCTGTACTAAGGCTTCTTTTGTAGGATTGTCAAAGTATATCATGACATTACGACAGCTGATAAGATCAAAGTCTCCTTTTAGTGGATAGGGAGGAGTAACGAGATTCAGTATTTTAAACAGGACCTCTTTCTTGGCCTGTTCCTTTACCTCATATGTCCCGTCGGATCGTTTTTTGAAATATTTTTGAATACGTGCGGGTGATATATTTTTCATTCGGTCAGCTGCGTAGATTGCGCGGTGGGCTTTGTCGAGGGCGTCTCTGCTGATATCAGTAGCAAGAAGTCCCCCGTCCCACTGGCTGTACTTGTGGCCAAAATAGTCTAAGATTTCAATCATGAGAGAGTATGGCTCTTCGCCACTTGAGGCAGCAGCACACCATATTTTGAATTTTTTTCGATGAGCGTCTTTGTTGCGATCTTCGATGTCGGGAAGTACATAGTTTTTTAGGAAGGTGAAATGTTGTATTTCCCGAAAAAAGAAGGTGTGATTTGTAGAGATGCGATTAATAAGTTCCACGAGGGCATCTTTGTGTTCACCCTTTTGAATGTAACTGATGTACTGGGAAAAACTGGTAAAGCCATATTTCCTAAGGATGCTCTGGAGCCGACTATTCACGAGGGTTCGCTTTTTATCTGTAAGGTGTATGCCAAATTTGTCGTAGACAATACGCGATATGGTTTCAAACTCTGTATTCGATGCGGTAATCATATTCATGGTGCTTATCCCGTGGTTGTTTCTTGCAGAGAGAGCATTTCGTCAGCAATTTCAATAAGAGAGCGAATATCAAGTATAAGAGACACAGATCCATCACCGAGAATGGTACATCCAGAGGCGCCCCGGGCTTTTCCAAGGTAGTCAGACAAGCCTTTAATAACGGTTTGCTGTTGGCCGATAATTTCATCTGCTAAGAGGGCAATTTCTTTTCCTCCTTGGTCAACAATAACGAGAATTCCCTCGGTGGTGTTTGTAACTGCCGTCTCCTGTTGTAATATTTCACCCAATTTTAGAACGGGGAGAAAGGTGTTATCAAGGTTCAGTATTTCTGCTCCCTCAGGGGACGTGCTGAGCATTTCCTCTGTACAGGTAATACTTCGTTTTATGGACAGGGTCGGTAGGGTATATTGATGCGGTCCAACCTTAATCAGCATTCCATCAATAATTGCCAGGGTAAGAGGGATTCGTATGATAAAAGAACTTCCCTGGCCGCTTACACTCTGAATGTCAATTTCCCCATTCATTTTTTCAATGTTCTTTTTCACCACATCCATGCCGACCCCACGACCGGATACATCTGAGATTGATTCTGCTGTGGAAAATCCCGGGTGAAAGATGAGACGGTAGATTTCTTCATCGGAGAGAGCGGGGATTTCCTTTTCTTTGAGAAGATTGTTTTCTATGGCTTTTTGAATAATCTTATCCCGATTCAACCCCCGGCCATCATCACTGACAATAATCCACACTTCACCCCCCTCATGGCGTCCCTCAATGCGAATATTGCCTAATTCGCTTTTCCCATTCTGGAGGCGCTCTTGTCGTGATTCGATGCCATGATCACAGGAGTTTCGAATAATATGTACAAGGGGATCGCCAATCAATTCAATGACTGTTTTGTCAACTTCCGTATCTTCACCGATAATTTCAAGCTTTATCTTTTTGTCTATTTTTTGTGAAAGGTCATGCACGACGCGTATCATCTTTTTAAAGGTTGATGAAAGCGGTACCATGCGAAGAGCCATGGATGCATCTTGCAATTCGCTGCAGATGCGTCGTAATTGGTGAATTGAACGGCTAAATATCTCATCTTCAATAGTTCCAAGAGCGGGATTTCGTGTTACCATGGATTCGGCAATAACTAATTCTCCTGAAAGGTTGATGATGTGATCAAGCTTTTCCAGTTTAACCCTGATATCATTGCGCATATTTCGCTTTAACCCCGTAAGATTTTTCGAAGAGGAGCTCTCTTTCTTTTCTTGGCCAGGACTGTCTTCTGAAACAGGAGATGTTTTGGGTTGCGGAGTGGGATCTATTTCTGGGGTATTTGAGCTGGGAGAGAGTTTGACCACCTCTGTTTTTTGCTCATGAGCTGCTGCAGCGGGGGGCTCCTTGGGAAAGCACTGGGAGAACACATCTCGCATAAGCTCAGTGTATGTTGTGAGGTTTTCAATAGACGTTCGTGTATGGTCTTGACTGATATTTCCGACGGTATTTCGTAGTAAGTCAATTGCTTCAAGGAGAAATGATACTGTATCAGGAGTGATATCAACTTTGTTTTCACGAACACCGGAGAGTATCGTCTCTACAAGATGACTGTAGTCTTCCAGGTCGTTGAAATTCATGAAGCTGCAATTGCCCTTAAAGCTGTGCATTGTGCGGTAAGCCGTATCTACAACTGCGCGGGAAAACCCTTCAGATTCTAACTCAAGGAAACATTGTTCAATCATATCTAGCTGTTCATTGGCTTCACTAATGAATGCATTGTACATATCAGGTGAGAGAAGCTCCTGGGTGGACTCATCATCGTCGGTTTCGGAAATCGTACCTGCTTGTGCAGTAGGGGTTGACGGAGGTGCTTCTTCCTCTTCCACCTTTGGCTGCGGTGCTGCTTTCCCTTCTTCCAGATGTTGACTGAGCAGAGCAGTTGTCTGTGCAATACGGTCTTCAAAGCCAGAATCATCCCTGTCATTTCGGATCTTTACAAGTATCTCTGTAATGAGATCGGTTGTTTTACAGAGGGTGGAGGCGATGTGCTCGGTGAGAAAAAGCTCCTCTTCACGAATGCTTTGGATGAGATTTTCCGCAACGTGCGTAATTTTTGCAATGTTCGAAAACCCAAGAAAGGCTGCACTGCTTTTCATGGAGTGAAACAGGCGAAATATGGAGTTGATTGTCTCCTTGTCCGGTGTAGGGGTGCCTGAACTTTTTTGCGAGAGTTCAATAAGGGTTGGTTCTACCTCTTCTAGTACCTCATTGGTCTCTTCGATAAATCCGTCAATCAATTCAGCATCATAACTCATGGTGACTCCAGAAACGTTTGCGGTTTACTGAATTCTACCATGAGTTTTATGGAAGTGCAATAAAAATAACAAATACCTTGAGGTCTCGCTTATAAGCCAAACTCTTCTGCCGCACGGGCCACCGTAGGAAGGTCACTACTTTGTTTAATAACGGTAAAGTCTTCGGCGGGAATTGTCAATACACGGGAGTTGTCCACAAGAGGGAGGAGGTCCGTTGCTGCGTATCCCGTTTTGGCCGCATGAGGAAGGTCTGGGAGAACCTCTTTATCCCGTACTGCAAAGGGGGGAAGACTTTTCTCAGCAAGAACGCTATTTGAAAACACGTAGAAACCTGTATTGAATGGGAGATGTTTGCCTGCAGGGTCGCATAGCGAGTAGGTATGCGGTGTCCGTGCATCTTTTTCGATGATGTAAATGCGTCGGGAGCGTTCGACAAAACTCCCGTAGGGGTCATCTTGCGGAAAGGAGGTACGGCTGATTCCTATTCCAAGGGCGTCACAGGTGGTTCCTGCTGATGCCATGAGCGGAAGGATTTCTGGACGATATACGGCAGTCCCTTGAAGAACGATCGTTTTGGTTCTTCCTAAGTTGCGAAGCCAGGTAAGCACCATTTCGCCCTTTGGGAGTTGTGACTTGAGTTTCATTATAGGGCCGCCGGTCTCGTCAGGACTGGTGATGAGTTGAACCGTACCGTGGTTTTCAACCCAGGCAATTTTGTTTTCGTGAGTAAGGTGGAGCCGTTCATTTTGTGGAAGAACCTGCAGATTTGAGAGGCCGAAATTGTTGTTGCGTGAGAGTAGGTCCGGGATCACCCGTGCCGTGGTGCTTCCCACAGGTCCGGTTGTGACAATAACAGGTATTTCCGGAGAAAAACGACGGATCATGGTGAGGGTAAGCTCAAGGGTGCCGGCCTTATCTGTTCTTCCCGGAAGAGGAAAGGTGGCCTTGGTAAAATCGGTCAGGTCTTCGGGGGAATATCCCTCTGCCAGAAGACTCTGTTTAAGCCGTTCTCCTGCTCCTCCTGCCATGATGAGTACCGCAGAGGTGCTCAGATCTTTCGGTGTTGTTTCTATTGATTGGGCATCCATGGTTGGGGGGAATCCCTGGGGGAGTGCTGTGTTTTCTGATTTTGTGCGTTCAAGGCGGCAAAGAGCTTCTTTTTTAAAAGCCACTTCTTCCACATACGCTTCATAGGAATATTTCTCTGTCACGGCATGGGCGATCCTCTCCTGGAGTTCAGGGGAGCAATGTGCGTAGTTATGAATGGCATATTGAAGTTGTGGTTGGGTCCAAGAGTGCATAAGTGATCCTTTTTAAAGCTTATGAAAGGCGGGGATATGGGGTATTCCATTTCCAGAGGCGCCCTTCTCGTAGGTTATTTGCATTGCGTCTCGTGCAGCATGAAAGGGGTCGTATCCCTTTGCAATAGAGGATAAAAATGCCCCGTTGAATACGCTGCCGATATGTACGAAGGCGGTGAATTTTTCTTGTGTCGGGGGGCAGGTGTACTCTTCTATCTTGCCATTATACCCCACCATACACCCTGCTGGGCCGTTTTTTACCACGACCACATTGACTCCTCGATCCCAGAGGAACCCAATAACATCAACGGGGCGTTCGTAGCCAAAAAGAGCCTTTGTTTCCTGTGGTGCTGAGGGAAGGAGAACATCTACAAAGGGGAGTATGCTCCAGAGAGCTTCCCGCGCATCTTCAAGGCTCCAGCGATGGAGCCGTAGGTTTGGGTCATACGCCACCATACACTCATTTGTGTGTCCTGTATAAAATGCTTTAAACAGCGTTTGCCGGCACTCTTTCGAAATTGCCTGAAACTCACCCGAGCCGTAGACAATTCTGCTGTTGGTAATAATGCTCTTGTCGATGAGTGAAGGGGTGATTTCTTTTGCGGCTGTGCCCGGGCGGTTAAACTGGTATTCTCGCAGGTCTTCGCTTTCGACTCCCGTGTCAATAAGATTGATGCCGTTGTTTCCAAATACGGAAATAAGCAAGTCTGTATTGATGTTTTCGTCTTTGAGACTACTGCGTATGAGGGCGTGATAGGGGTCACGGCCTATGGCGGAGAGGTACTGTACTTTGGCAAGTTGACGTGCTGCTGTTACAGCCGTATAGGTAGCGTCACCACCGATGCTGCGGGAAAATGTTCGAGCATCCGCAAGGGGCGCGTCTTCAGCAAGAAACTCAACGAAGAGTTCTCCCAATATGGTAAGGTCGTATTCCCGAAGGTGTGCTGGTTTTGACATGGTTTCCCCGTTTTAAACTGTTATTTCGTCAGTACCTATTGTATATTGAATGGTGCCTAATTCAATACTTTTGCACAGGACGTTGCATGAAAATACTTGCGGATAAAAATATACCTTTTGTCAAAGAAGCCTTCAATGTTTTTGGTGATGTCTGTACAGTACAGGGAGAAGATATTGTTCCTGAAGCACTTACGGGGGTTGATATTCTTCTTGTCCGATCTGTCACAGAGGTTACCGCAGATCTGCTTGCAGGAAGTTCCGTAAAGTTTGTTGGCACAGCAACTATTGGTACCGATCACGTGGATGTGGCGCATTTGCAAGAGGCTGGAATCGGCTTTGCCTCAGCCCCGGGATCAAATGCGAACTCCGTGGCAGAATATGTTATATCTGCCATAACGTCGCTGCTGCCTGATTATGCAGAAAAGAAAATTGGTATTGTGGGAGTGGGGAATGTTGGTTCTGCGGTGTATAAAAAAAGTGCCGCCTTAGGAATGAAGGCGTTACTTAATGATCCACCCAAGGCACGTAACCTTTCCAGCTTTTCAACCTTACAGGAAACACTTTCTGAGGCTGACGTGGTTACCGTGCATGTTCCCCTTACGTATGATGGCGATACATCTACCTACGGTATGGTAAATGATCACTTCTTGTCTTCTTTAAAACCAGGGGCTCTTTTTATTAATACAAGCCGCGGAAAAACCCTCTGTGCAGAGCCTCTGCTTGCCCACGCTGGACGGCTTGGTGGGTATGTTTTGGATGTATGGCCCGATGAGCCGGAGATCTCCAACGAGTTACTCTCGGTTACTCGTATCGCCACTCCACATATTGCGGGGTATTCCTATGATGGAAAGTGTATGGGCACGGCCATGATTAGTCGTGCTGCGGCGGCGTTCTTTTTCCAGGAGACTGACTGGGTGTATGAGCCGGAACGCGCTTCGGAGGCAACACGGGAGATAGACTATACTCCAGAGGGAGGTGTTGCTGCGGTCGTTCGTGCGGCTTATAATATAGAAGAAGATTCCGGTAAGCTTCACAAAATGACCTCCTTGACGGGGCAGGAGCGGGTTTCGTATTTCCGTTCTTTACGCAGGTCATATCCGCAACGGTATGAGTTTTCACATTATCGAGTACGGGGCATATCTTCGGATACGCACGATGCAAAAAAATTGCGGCTTCTTGGATTCCGCCTGTAAAAAAAAGACTGGTTTTGTTTCTTTGTTCATAGTGGGCGTATATTATCATATATTATACGATACATGTATTGCGTTGTTTGGGGAGGATTGATGAAAAAAGGTCCGGCAAGTCTCTTTTTGATGGGGGTGGTGTCTCTACTCATTCTGGTCGGGGCGTGTTCATCTCCCGATGAGCTTGCGCACCCCGGGGAGTACCCACGTTCTCAGACGTTGTATATGGGGGGGCATGTGTGGGATGCTCCGCGCAACTTCAATCCACTAAATTCATGGCCGGTGACATGGCCGGCAACAGCAAATTCAAACCTGCTTTTTGAGACACTCTTTGCGTTTAACATCAACTCAGGTCAATTGGAGCCCCTTTTGGGGCGCGAGTGGTCACTTTCTGAGGATTTACTTGTGGTTTCTCTGCATGATCGTGCACGGTGGAATGATGGTCGTTCGGTTACCAATGATGATGTTCTCTATACCTTTCATCTTCATCGTCAGTACCCAACTCTGTTCAGTGATGTCTGGGATCATATCAATGACATGTTTGTCCTAGAGGAGACGGGGCAAATTGTTTTTGAATTGTGTACAGAGGACTACAATCCATTAGTGGTGAAAGATGCCTTGGCGACAGTACCCATTCTTCCTGGGCATGTGTATGCGCCACTTGAGAATGCTGCAAGAACCACGGTTGAGCAACAGGGCGGCCGTGGAGAAGACCAGTTCGCCAAAGATGTTCTTTCGAAGTTGCAATCCTTTGAAAATCTTGATCGCCCCGTTGGTTCTGGGCCATATACCGTTATTGAAGCAACAGAATCTCGTGTTGGCCTTGTACGAATCCCAACCTACTGGGGCAATGATGTGCTTTATGAAGGACGCCAGGCGGGCCCCAAATATATTGTCCACCCGATCTATGAATCAAACAGAGAGTATAATGATGCACTTCGGTGTGGTGATATAGATGTCTCTTCCACCTTTTCTCAAAATATAGAAGAGATGCGCAGTGATGGTGTTGGTACGTGGTTTGACGAAGAGCCCTACTACGTTCCGGGTTCCATTCCTTCCCTTGTTGTTCAGCATTTGCCTGAGGATGTTTTGCAGTATCGAGGGGAGTCGCTTCCTGCAGGTTGGACGAAAAATGTGTTGCAGGATCGTGTGTTTCGACGTGTTGTTGATATGGCCATTGATCGGGAGGCAATTCGTTCTGAAGCAATGCACTCGTACGCACCTCCCATACATCCGGGGTATATTATCTCACATGATATGCCTACGGGGAATATAGAAGGTACGTATTTCTCCGTAGACGATGCGCATGCCGCTGCCTCTTACTATTATGAAGAGGATCATGGTCGATCTCTTGCGGCTGCACGGAGAAAACTTCGTGAGGCGGGGTATGAGTGGTCATCGGAAGAAAATCTTATCTCCCCCGTGGGCGATACGGTGTATCAGTTGCGTGTTACCTGTCCTGCCGGCTGGACTGATTGGGAGGATGCGGTGGAAATTGCCGTGGCGAATATGCAGGAAGTTGGCATTCCTGCTGAGGCTGTCTTTATTAATGAGGGGGAGTATTGGGAGGCCCTTGCCCGTGGAGATTTTGACTTCATTGTAAAAACGCCCCAAGCAAACCAGGTTCCCTCTCTTCCGTGGTCTCGTTTTGAATCAGCCTTGGCCTCTTCCTCGGTTGTTCCGGTCGGAGAGTGGGCCTCAGGTAATGAGGGGCGCTATGTCCATAGCGGTATGGATTCTCTGTTGAAGCGCATCCCCGCTATTTCATCTGATGAGGAGCTTGCTGAGGCGTATGAAAAGCTGAATCGTATTTTTATGGAAGAGGTCCCTCTTATTCCCCTTATGTATCGCCCCAGTGTGTTTTATCAGTTTACCACTACCTATTGGAGTGGGTTTCCAACGCATAATGACGGTAAGGGGATATCTCCGCAAAATTTGAATGTTGGATCGGCCGTGAAAGGTTTGTGGGAGTTATACCCCACAGAGAGATAAGGCGGGGGTGGCGTTGCCATGGTTTTCGCAAAGTTGGTTTTTTAAAAAAGAGTCCATCTGTTACTATTTTGTATAATTTGTATGTGTTGTTGATATTTTTGCCAGTAAAATGGGCAAAAAGCAGGAGAGACGGCAAAAGAGGTCTTTCTTTGTATATATTTATGGTGAATTACTACTGCCTTCAAAACAGAGGAGGATATTCTTGTATAAACGATTTATTCTTTTGGTAAAAGCGGTTTTTGCAGTCTGTCTTATGGCACAGTCTGTGTTTGCCGTTTCACAGAGGGTGATGCATACTCCCTCTCATGAGCTTCTCGATTCTGTGGAGAAGAGTCGTGATGAACTTTCTGACAAGTATGCATCTACGGTGGTTGATGCGGGGTCGTTCCCCGTAGAGTTTGGTGGGCACGTACAGCTCATCACAGATCTATATCGATATGGTGATTTGGCCGACAGTTCATACCTCATGTATGATCGGCAGAACTTGCTTGTTGGCCATGGAAATCACCTACTCAATCTTGAAATGCGTGTAAATCCGGGCAGGAATGTTGATTTCTGGGCAACCATGGGGGTGTACGCGGCCTACCGAGGCTTTTCTTTGTTTGAAAGTGATCCAGCTTATCGCCCGGGACATCACTATGAAGGAGAAGGTGTTTCCGTTGACGAGGACCTTTCAGCGGGTATTGCCATCCGCACGCAACTTGCTTCTTTTATGCTCCAGGCAGGGGCGATAAACTGGATTGAAGCATCGCCTCTTTCTGTATGGAAAGGACAACCTCGTGTGTTTGCATGGGAACGGATGCCCTACGAAATAGAGCAGCCTATCAGTCAGTTTTATGAATATAATATTGCCCACGGCTATCGTGAAGGGCGTGCTGCATGGAATAAGAAACCTTTCCAGGGTATTCATTTGCAGTCGGAGAATCTTCCCGGTGATTTTGGCCTCGACTTTTTCTATGGCGTTGGAAGCCCGATTGACAAGGCGTTAAGAAGTCACGTGGGAGCCTCAAATGAACTTGAGTATCAGGCTGATTATAGTGAGCTTGCCGGCACTGGCTATGGGGATTCCTATACGAAGCAGCTGTTTTATCGCATTCATAGGAATATGCTCGTCGGGGAGCAAAATAATCAATTGCGTATTGGTGTGGGGAATGGATATACCCTCATTTCTGATGATATTCTCTATGCAGAAGAGCATTCCTATCGCCATAATAGTCATCGCTATTTACTCAATCGCTTGTATCAATTTGGTATGATGAATTCCCTTTGGCGCGATTCAGAGGGGAATGAACATACGCCCCGGGACATGGGGCTAGAGGCAACCCAAGATGGGGATGGGAGGTTCTTTTCAGCAGAGCCGGTACATTTTGGCTATGGTCAGTGGATGGAGCCTCGGTTTTTCAATCTTGATGTAGCGGGAACTGCGGGAGATCGCATCCGCTGGGAAATGGATCTCGGTTTTAGTTATATCGATACCAATCGAGTGTATGTAGATCCTCATATTGATGGATGGAGTGACTTAAGTCTTACCAATAGAACCAATTGGCTTTTGGGACAACGGGTTGATGGGATGGATGACCGTATTGAGCAAATGCCCATACATACCGCAGAGACAGAAACGCTTCGCAGTGATGTGGCAGCAGCTCTGTATGGACAGTTTCAATATGGCAATGACAACACTCCATGGAACTTTACCGTAGAAGGGATATATGCGGGAGAAGGGTATAATGCTCCCTACTCCTTTGTGGCCTCACATGACTACTTTTACCCCTTGGGTTCAAACATGCTTGGAGCTCAAACATTTGTAAACGGAACCTCGGCATCTCCCTATTCTCAAAACACCGCTGGTGGGATGCTTACCGTAGAGCCAGAGCTACCTCATTGGTATGGTCACCTTCGGATGAAGTATGGGTATACCCAACAACTTTCTGATATGCGGGATATTATTTTCTTTCCCTATCGTCTGAATGGGGCTGAGTTGAATGCCTCCATGGAAAGCTCTTACAGCAGATACGGTACAGGGGAGATGACACAGCCTATTGGTGGAGCATCTCGGGAATATCAGGCTCGGTTGGGAGATGAAAGCTTTCGAACCGCAGGTGAAACGCCGCAGTCTCCATCCAGTGGTGGGCTTCGCGGAGATTACATGTCTACCTATGAAGGGTTTGTTCCCTATACTGAGCCGCACATGGCCATTCTAAATCTCCTCAGTGCCTCAAGTGATATTGCACGAACCCGGGACCTCTCACGTGTGTGGGATCCGGAAGAAGCAGGGTTGCAGGATGCGGGTTTTCTGAATGTCTTGGATGATACGCGCACCCTCTATTTCAACGGTCGTGATGACATTGAGATTAATCCAGGTTCCATACGAGTTGTAGATAATGGAACAACTCAGTATTACTCCTTTGAGCATTCTGAGGGAGATGA comes from the Chitinivibrio alkaliphilus ACht1 genome and includes:
- a CDS encoding 4-phosphoerythronate dehydrogenase, which translates into the protein MKILADKNIPFVKEAFNVFGDVCTVQGEDIVPEALTGVDILLVRSVTEVTADLLAGSSVKFVGTATIGTDHVDVAHLQEAGIGFASAPGSNANSVAEYVISAITSLLPDYAEKKIGIVGVGNVGSAVYKKSAALGMKALLNDPPKARNLSSFSTLQETLSEADVVTVHVPLTYDGDTSTYGMVNDHFLSSLKPGALFINTSRGKTLCAEPLLAHAGRLGGYVLDVWPDEPEISNELLSVTRIATPHIAGYSYDGKCMGTAMISRAAAAFFFQETDWVYEPERASEATREIDYTPEGGVAAVVRAAYNIEEDSGKLHKMTSLTGQERVSYFRSLRRSYPQRYEFSHYRVRGISSDTHDAKKLRLLGFRL
- a CDS encoding ABC transporter substrate-binding protein, with amino-acid sequence MKKGPASLFLMGVVSLLILVGACSSPDELAHPGEYPRSQTLYMGGHVWDAPRNFNPLNSWPVTWPATANSNLLFETLFAFNINSGQLEPLLGREWSLSEDLLVVSLHDRARWNDGRSVTNDDVLYTFHLHRQYPTLFSDVWDHINDMFVLEETGQIVFELCTEDYNPLVVKDALATVPILPGHVYAPLENAARTTVEQQGGRGEDQFAKDVLSKLQSFENLDRPVGSGPYTVIEATESRVGLVRIPTYWGNDVLYEGRQAGPKYIVHPIYESNREYNDALRCGDIDVSSTFSQNIEEMRSDGVGTWFDEEPYYVPGSIPSLVVQHLPEDVLQYRGESLPAGWTKNVLQDRVFRRVVDMAIDREAIRSEAMHSYAPPIHPGYIISHDMPTGNIEGTYFSVDDAHAAASYYYEEDHGRSLAAARRKLREAGYEWSSEENLISPVGDTVYQLRVTCPAGWTDWEDAVEIAVANMQEVGIPAEAVFINEGEYWEALARGDFDFIVKTPQANQVPSLPWSRFESALASSSVVPVGEWASGNEGRYVHSGMDSLLKRIPAISSDEELAEAYEKLNRIFMEEVPLIPLMYRPSVFYQFTTTYWSGFPTHNDGKGISPQNLNVGSAVKGLWELYPTER